Proteins encoded within one genomic window of Streptomyces sp. NBC_01314:
- a CDS encoding EboA domain-containing protein, which translates to MLSTGMPLSESAEPPDPRTLLTHHTLDATARAWLDEAVARVTDRPAAIRTLFPAARRRCGRARLDTHLTVDEAARAVLLVALPLGGQPLADELAGLFRHGDPAEQRAVLRALHLFAGLQDGDPAREPLGDLALPLVREALRGNDSSLMEAALGPYGAGRLPDAEYRQAVLKCVFHEIPLDRTAGLAARADAELARMLADFAHERVAAGRGVPADIWPVVRAFPAAGGLTDRLTAETRAAAPNRREAAERALRALQRPTASLATAQSTAPGAAAQSVTSEASAKNAVFP; encoded by the coding sequence ATGCTCTCCACAGGGATGCCGCTCTCAGAGTCGGCCGAACCGCCCGATCCCCGCACCCTCCTCACCCACCACACGCTGGACGCGACGGCCCGTGCCTGGCTCGACGAGGCCGTGGCCCGCGTCACCGACCGGCCCGCCGCGATCCGGACCCTGTTCCCCGCCGCCCGAAGACGCTGTGGCCGCGCGCGGCTGGACACGCACTTGACCGTCGACGAGGCGGCCCGCGCCGTCCTGCTCGTCGCGCTGCCGCTGGGCGGACAGCCGCTCGCCGACGAACTCGCGGGCCTCTTCCGCCACGGCGACCCGGCCGAACAGCGGGCCGTCCTACGGGCCCTGCATCTGTTCGCCGGCCTCCAGGACGGCGACCCCGCCCGGGAACCCCTCGGCGACCTCGCCCTGCCGCTCGTCCGCGAAGCCCTGCGCGGCAACGACAGCAGCCTCATGGAGGCCGCCCTCGGGCCGTACGGGGCCGGCCGCCTTCCGGACGCCGAGTACCGGCAGGCCGTGCTGAAGTGCGTCTTCCACGAGATCCCGCTGGACCGGACAGCCGGTCTCGCCGCCCGTGCCGACGCCGAACTCGCCCGTATGCTCGCCGACTTCGCGCACGAACGGGTCGCCGCCGGACGGGGTGTACCGGCGGACATCTGGCCCGTCGTCCGCGCTTTCCCCGCCGCCGGCGGGCTCACCGACAGGCTCACCGCCGAGACGCGGGCCGCCGCGCCCAACCGCCGCGAGGCCGCCGAGCGCGCCCTGCGGGCGCTCCAGCGACCCACCGCCTCCCTGGCCACGGCCCAGAGCACCGCCCCCGGAGCCGCCGCGCAGAGCGTCACCTCCGAGGCCTCTGCCAAGAACGCCGTCTTCCCGTAG
- a CDS encoding sugar phosphate isomerase/epimerase family protein has protein sequence MTPPPTPLRFGYGTNGFTNHRLGDVLAVLADLGYDGVALTLDHGHLDPYADDLPRRVDAVARDLARHGLDVTVETGAPYLLDAWGKHHPTLMADGAERRIDLLRRAVHIAADLGSPTVHLCSGPAPDDGLPERDAWKRLAAGVETVLETAAEHGVSLAFEPEPYMFVDTVERCLELAGMVGGHELFGITLDVGHAHCVEDRTVLECVRLAAPRLMNVQIEDMRRGVHQHLELGTGEIDFPPVLAALQDLGHRGLVSVEIQGGSLDAPEVARRSLDFLRAATA, from the coding sequence ATGACCCCGCCCCCCACACCCCTCAGATTCGGCTACGGCACCAACGGCTTCACCAACCACCGGCTCGGCGACGTCCTCGCGGTCCTCGCCGACCTCGGCTACGACGGCGTCGCGCTCACCCTCGACCACGGCCACCTCGACCCGTACGCGGACGACCTGCCCCGGCGGGTGGACGCGGTCGCCCGGGACCTGGCGCGCCACGGACTCGACGTGACGGTCGAGACCGGCGCCCCCTACCTCCTCGACGCCTGGGGCAAGCACCACCCGACACTCATGGCGGACGGGGCCGAGCGCAGGATCGACCTGTTGCGGCGGGCCGTACACATCGCCGCCGACCTCGGCTCGCCCACCGTCCATCTGTGCAGCGGCCCCGCGCCGGACGACGGCCTGCCGGAGCGGGACGCGTGGAAGCGGCTCGCGGCGGGCGTCGAGACCGTCCTGGAGACGGCGGCGGAGCACGGTGTCTCGCTGGCCTTCGAGCCGGAGCCGTACATGTTCGTCGACACCGTGGAACGGTGCCTGGAACTCGCCGGGATGGTCGGCGGACACGAGCTGTTCGGGATCACCCTCGACGTGGGCCACGCGCACTGTGTGGAGGACCGGACGGTTCTGGAGTGCGTCCGCCTCGCCGCCCCGCGCCTGATGAACGTGCAGATCGAGGACATGCGGCGGGGCGTCCACCAGCACCTCGAACTCGGCACAGGCGAGATCGACTTCCCACCTGTGCTCGCCGCCCTCCAGGACCTCGGTCACCGCGGACTGGTCTCCGTGGAGATCCAGGGCGGTTCCCTCGACGCCCCCGAAGTGGCCCGTCGCTCGCTGGACTTCCTCCGCGCGGCGACGGCCTGA
- a CDS encoding SCO3242 family prenyltransferase, with translation MEDRRAVPGSGSRPAVSLADLAQLVRAPAALSVPGDVLAGAAAAGHPLGARTFGVMGSSVCLYWAGMALNDYADATIDAVERPGRPVPSGRVPRRTALAVAGALTAGGLALAAAAGGRRSLLGALPLAGAVWAYDLKLKSTPAGPAAMASARALDVLAGALAAGRGPDRTTRTGTALLRGAVPAALVGAHTYTLTVLSRHEISGAPARLPAATLAASTTTALAAALPAVRTAVAWRAGRLAERDGTTAARSGTTAGSTGTRGRAVTARVSPSAAARAVVVAAGALAYLGSYGTAQARAVREPSGENVRRAVGAGILGLMPLQAALTARSGATAAAAALGVVHPLARRLARRISPT, from the coding sequence ATGGAAGATCGGAGAGCGGTACCGGGCTCCGGCTCGCGGCCTGCCGTGAGCCTCGCCGACCTCGCACAACTCGTGCGCGCACCGGCCGCGTTGAGCGTCCCGGGCGACGTCCTCGCCGGCGCCGCCGCCGCCGGGCACCCGCTGGGTGCGCGGACGTTCGGCGTGATGGGGTCGTCCGTCTGCCTCTACTGGGCCGGCATGGCCCTCAACGACTACGCCGACGCCACGATCGACGCGGTCGAGCGCCCCGGGCGCCCCGTCCCGTCGGGCCGTGTCCCGCGCCGTACCGCCCTCGCCGTCGCGGGCGCCCTGACCGCCGGGGGCCTCGCGCTCGCCGCGGCCGCCGGGGGCCGCCGGAGCCTGTTGGGAGCGCTTCCACTGGCCGGCGCTGTCTGGGCGTACGACCTGAAGCTCAAGTCGACCCCGGCGGGCCCGGCCGCCATGGCCTCCGCGCGGGCCCTGGACGTCCTCGCGGGCGCCCTGGCCGCCGGGCGCGGCCCGGACCGTACGACCCGAACCGGTACCGCCCTGCTGCGCGGCGCCGTCCCCGCCGCGCTGGTCGGCGCCCACACCTACACGCTGACCGTGCTCAGCCGCCACGAGATCTCGGGCGCCCCCGCCCGGCTGCCGGCCGCGACCCTCGCCGCCTCCACGACCACCGCCCTCGCCGCCGCACTCCCGGCCGTCCGCACAGCCGTCGCCTGGCGCGCCGGGCGTCTGGCGGAGCGCGACGGGACCACCGCCGCGCGGTCCGGCACGACCGCCGGGTCGACCGGGACGCGGGGCCGGGCCGTGACCGCCCGTGTGTCGCCCTCGGCCGCGGCACGGGCCGTCGTGGTCGCCGCCGGGGCCCTCGCCTACCTCGGCAGCTACGGAACGGCGCAGGCCCGTGCCGTACGGGAACCGTCGGGCGAGAACGTACGGCGGGCCGTCGGGGCCGGGATCCTCGGGCTGATGCCCCTGCAGGCGGCGCTGACCGCACGGAGCGGAGCCACGGCCGCGGCGGCCGCCCTGGGCGTCGTACACCCCCTCGCGCGGCGACTCGCCCGGCGCATATCCCCCACCTGA
- a CDS encoding phytoene desaturase family protein, producing the protein MLDAVVVGAGPNGLTAAVELARRGFSVAVFEEKPTVGGGSRTAELTLPGFRHDPCAAAHPLGVNSPAFKAMPLHRYGLEWLHAELPMAHPFPDGSAAVLSRSVGETAASFGPRDAGAYRRLVEPFLPKWDTLARDFMSLPLSSLPRDPVTLARFGLVGLPPSTWLMRRFKDERAKALFAGLVAHVIAPLGGIATGAVGLVFALAAHAAGWPVARGGSQAISDALTAYLKDLGGTVHTDYEVKRLDDLPPARAYVFDTSPTALARIAGLGSYYQPYRYGASVFKLDYALDGPVPWTAEEARRAGTVQVGASKAEIGAALDAASRHGRAPDAPFLITVQPSLADPSRAPEGKHVFWAYGHVPNGWTGDLTDPVERQLERFAPGFRDRVLARATAGPPELAAHNANYVGGDIACGAASGLQLLLRPKLSLHPYSTPHPAVFICSSATPPGPGVHGMSGHNAAKAVWRRLRQEP; encoded by the coding sequence ATGCTCGACGCGGTGGTGGTGGGGGCGGGGCCGAACGGCCTGACGGCTGCCGTGGAGCTGGCCCGCCGCGGGTTCTCCGTGGCCGTGTTCGAGGAGAAGCCCACCGTGGGAGGGGGCTCCCGCACCGCGGAGCTCACCCTGCCCGGTTTCCGCCACGACCCCTGCGCCGCCGCGCACCCGCTCGGCGTCAACTCGCCCGCGTTCAAGGCGATGCCGCTCCACCGCTACGGCCTGGAGTGGCTGCACGCGGAGCTGCCCATGGCGCACCCCTTCCCCGACGGCTCGGCCGCCGTGCTGTCGCGCTCGGTGGGGGAGACGGCCGCCTCGTTCGGGCCCCGTGACGCGGGCGCGTACCGCAGGCTGGTCGAGCCGTTCCTGCCCAAGTGGGACACGCTCGCCCGGGACTTCATGTCGCTGCCGCTGTCCTCGCTGCCCCGCGACCCGGTCACCCTCGCCCGTTTCGGCCTGGTGGGGCTGCCGCCGTCGACGTGGCTGATGCGCCGCTTCAAGGACGAACGGGCCAAGGCCCTGTTCGCCGGGCTCGTCGCCCATGTCATCGCCCCGCTCGGCGGAATCGCCACCGGCGCCGTCGGCCTGGTCTTCGCGCTGGCCGCACACGCCGCGGGCTGGCCCGTCGCCCGGGGCGGCTCGCAGGCCATCTCCGACGCGCTCACCGCGTATCTGAAGGATCTCGGCGGCACCGTCCACACCGACTACGAGGTCAAGCGCCTGGACGACCTGCCGCCCGCGCGCGCGTACGTCTTCGACACCTCACCCACCGCGCTGGCCCGGATCGCGGGCTTGGGCAGCTACTACCAGCCCTACCGCTACGGCGCGAGCGTCTTCAAGCTCGACTACGCGCTGGACGGCCCCGTGCCGTGGACCGCCGAGGAGGCGCGCAGGGCCGGGACCGTTCAGGTCGGGGCGAGCAAGGCCGAGATCGGCGCGGCGCTCGACGCGGCCTCCCGGCACGGCCGGGCGCCCGACGCGCCGTTCCTGATCACCGTGCAGCCCAGCCTGGCCGATCCGAGCCGGGCGCCCGAGGGCAAGCACGTCTTCTGGGCGTACGGCCATGTCCCGAACGGCTGGACGGGCGATCTGACGGACCCCGTCGAGCGGCAACTGGAGCGTTTCGCCCCGGGGTTCCGCGACCGCGTCCTGGCCCGTGCCACCGCGGGCCCGCCCGAGCTCGCCGCGCACAACGCGAACTACGTGGGCGGCGACATCGCCTGCGGCGCCGCCTCCGGACTGCAACTGCTGCTCCGCCCCAAGCTCTCGCTCCACCCGTACAGCACCCCGCACCCGGCCGTCTTCATCTGCTCCTCGGCGACCCCGCCGGGCCCCGGTGTGCACGGCATGTCGGGACACAACGCGGCCAAGGCGGTCTGGCGGAGGCTGCGTCAGGAACCCTGA
- a CDS encoding inositol monophosphatase: MIEDHETIDEFLARHASDVEEAIRKAAAAEIMPRFRQLAAHEVDQKNGPHDLVTDADRKAELYLTEALSALLPGSVVVGEEAVHADPASYEAIQGDAPVWIVDPVDGTRQFVNGEPGFCTLVALAQGGVLRASWTYAPALDRLAVAIRGRGATVDGEPLRAGSPDPGRDLDIATSHPDYTTEEQKRALLGLWTDGVAPRACGSAGLEYLAIAEGRLDATAFSWEAAWDHAAGLLLVEEAGGAHLTLAGEPFRITGGNALPFTTARDAATARRVAGLLSGGA, from the coding sequence ATGATCGAAGACCACGAAACCATCGACGAGTTTCTCGCCCGGCATGCCTCGGACGTCGAGGAAGCGATCCGCAAGGCAGCCGCCGCGGAGATCATGCCGCGCTTCCGGCAGCTCGCCGCGCACGAGGTCGACCAGAAGAACGGCCCGCACGACCTGGTGACCGACGCCGACCGCAAGGCCGAGCTGTATCTGACGGAGGCGCTCTCCGCGCTGCTGCCCGGCTCGGTCGTGGTCGGCGAGGAGGCGGTGCACGCCGATCCCGCGTCGTACGAGGCGATCCAGGGCGACGCGCCGGTCTGGATCGTCGACCCGGTGGACGGCACCCGCCAGTTCGTGAACGGCGAACCGGGCTTCTGCACCCTCGTCGCCCTCGCCCAGGGCGGAGTCCTGCGCGCCTCCTGGACCTACGCACCCGCCCTCGACCGGCTCGCCGTGGCGATACGAGGCCGGGGTGCCACCGTCGACGGCGAGCCCCTGCGCGCCGGCTCGCCCGACCCCGGCCGGGACCTCGATATCGCCACCTCCCACCCGGACTACACCACGGAGGAGCAGAAGCGGGCCCTGCTCGGCCTCTGGACGGACGGCGTGGCCCCGCGGGCCTGCGGTTCGGCCGGGCTGGAGTATCTCGCCATCGCCGAGGGCCGGTTGGACGCGACCGCGTTCTCCTGGGAGGCCGCCTGGGACCACGCGGCCGGCCTCCTTCTCGTCGAAGAGGCGGGCGGCGCCCACCTCACCCTGGCCGGCGAACCCTTCCGGATAACCGGCGGCAACGCACTCCCGTTCACCACGGCCCGGGACGCGGCCACGGCCCGCCGGGTGGCGGGGCTGCTGTCGGGCGGAGCCTGA
- a CDS encoding gamma-glutamyltransferase family protein has protein sequence MFTTRPTLQGTFGMVASTHWLASQSAMAVLEDGGNAFDAAVAAGFVLHVVEPHLNGPAGEVPIVLAPADGEVRVLCGQGVAPAGATAEHYRGLGLELVPGTGPLAAAVPGAFDAWMLLLRDHGTKDLADVLKYAIGYAEDGHAPVENVGATVESVRVLFEKEWLSSARVYLPGGRAPRPGELFRNPALAATWRRLLAEVEGAGDREARIEAAREVWRSGFIAEALVRQAGRPTLDTSGDRHTGTLTLADLAAWSASYEAPARYDWNGWTLCKAGPWSQGPVLLQQLALLPPELPAYGSADYVHLLIEGCKLAMADREAWYGDAAPVPLDALLSDEYNAARRALVGDTASYELLPGGPGGRTPRLSAHARVVPTDEAGPGLMGAGEPTVAKGLGGVGEPTVATSPRSPVPGEPEVAADGSTRGDTCHLDIVDRWGNMVAATPSGGWLQSNPVVPELGFPLGTRLQMAWLDEGLPNSLTPGRRPRTTLTPSLALRDGVPVMAFGTPGGDQQDQWQLHFFLAVALRPPVRGGLDLQGAIDAPNWHNDSFPGSFYPRGMRPGSVTVESRTPPETVAELRRRGHDVVVGEAWSEGRLCAVARDPASGVLSAAANPRGMQGYAVGR, from the coding sequence GTGTTCACCACCCGACCGACGCTCCAGGGGACCTTCGGCATGGTGGCCTCCACGCACTGGCTCGCCTCCCAGTCGGCGATGGCGGTCCTGGAGGACGGCGGCAACGCGTTCGACGCGGCCGTGGCGGCGGGCTTCGTCCTGCACGTCGTGGAACCCCACCTCAACGGGCCCGCCGGCGAGGTGCCCATCGTGCTCGCGCCCGCGGACGGCGAGGTCCGGGTGCTGTGCGGACAGGGCGTCGCGCCGGCCGGGGCGACCGCCGAGCACTACCGGGGGCTCGGTCTGGAGCTGGTACCCGGCACGGGGCCGCTGGCCGCCGCCGTGCCGGGCGCGTTCGACGCGTGGATGCTCCTCCTGCGCGACCACGGCACCAAGGACCTGGCCGACGTCCTGAAGTACGCCATCGGGTACGCGGAGGACGGCCACGCGCCCGTGGAGAACGTGGGGGCGACGGTCGAGTCCGTGCGGGTCCTCTTCGAGAAGGAGTGGCTGTCGTCGGCGCGGGTGTACCTGCCGGGCGGGCGGGCGCCCCGTCCCGGCGAGCTGTTCCGCAACCCGGCCCTGGCCGCGACCTGGCGAAGGCTGCTCGCCGAGGTCGAGGGGGCGGGCGACCGGGAGGCCCGTATCGAGGCGGCGCGCGAGGTGTGGCGCTCCGGCTTCATCGCCGAGGCCCTCGTCCGGCAGGCCGGGCGGCCCACCCTGGACACCAGCGGCGACCGGCACACCGGGACGCTCACCCTGGCCGACCTCGCCGCCTGGTCCGCGTCCTACGAGGCCCCGGCGAGGTACGACTGGAACGGCTGGACCCTGTGCAAGGCCGGCCCCTGGAGCCAGGGCCCGGTGCTCCTCCAGCAACTCGCCCTGCTGCCGCCCGAACTGCCCGCGTACGGGTCCGCCGACTATGTGCACCTGCTCATCGAGGGCTGCAAGCTCGCCATGGCGGACCGTGAGGCCTGGTACGGGGACGCGGCGCCGGTACCGCTCGACGCGTTGCTGTCCGACGAGTACAACGCCGCGCGGCGCGCGCTCGTCGGCGACACGGCGTCGTACGAGCTGCTGCCCGGCGGTCCGGGCGGCCGTACCCCGCGACTGAGCGCGCACGCGCGCGTGGTCCCCACCGACGAGGCGGGCCCCGGCCTCATGGGGGCCGGTGAGCCCACGGTCGCGAAGGGGCTCGGGGGAGTCGGTGAGCCCACCGTCGCCACAAGTCCTCGGTCACCCGTGCCGGGGGAGCCCGAGGTCGCGGCGGACGGAAGCACCAGGGGCGACACCTGCCACCTCGACATCGTCGACCGCTGGGGCAACATGGTCGCCGCCACGCCCAGCGGCGGCTGGCTGCAGTCCAACCCGGTGGTGCCCGAGCTGGGCTTCCCGCTCGGCACCCGGCTGCAGATGGCCTGGCTGGACGAGGGACTGCCCAACTCCCTCACCCCCGGCCGTCGGCCGCGCACCACGCTCACCCCGTCGCTGGCCCTGCGCGACGGAGTCCCGGTCATGGCCTTCGGCACACCCGGCGGTGACCAACAGGACCAGTGGCAGCTGCACTTCTTCCTCGCGGTCGCCCTCCGCCCGCCGGTCCGCGGCGGACTCGACCTCCAGGGCGCCATCGACGCCCCGAACTGGCACAACGACAGCTTCCCCGGCTCCTTCTACCCGCGCGGCATGCGGCCCGGCAGCGTCACCGTCGAGTCCCGGACGCCCCCGGAGACGGTTGCCGAGCTGCGCCGTCGCGGCCACGACGTCGTCGTCGGCGAGGCCTGGTCGGAGGGCAGACTGTGCGCGGTCGCACGGGACCCGGCGAGCGGGGTGCTGTCGGCGGCGGCGAATCCGCGCGGGATGCAGGGGTACGCGGTCGGGCGCTGA
- a CDS encoding class I SAM-dependent methyltransferase: protein MKRSPYATEPRLPSLREEILAYYEQGKEDARLRQGTGRLEFWRTQDVLRRLLPEAPARVLDVGGGTGIHAEWLAEDGHEVEVVDPVPMHVERSGRLPGVTARLGDARALPAEDAAYDVVLFLGPLYHLPERPDRVRALAEAHRAVRPGGVVVAATINRFAGLNDTLLQGNYFIPERRERIDAVSVDGRHGYSSADPHFTTAYFADPAEVPGEFTEAGLAHEGQYGVEGVAWLMGGVEEWLDDPERREAVLAATRRIESEPSLLGASGHVLTVGRRS, encoded by the coding sequence ATGAAGCGGTCACCGTACGCCACCGAGCCCCGACTCCCGTCCCTGCGCGAGGAGATCCTCGCCTACTACGAGCAGGGGAAGGAGGACGCGCGCCTCAGACAGGGCACCGGGCGGCTGGAGTTCTGGCGGACGCAGGACGTGCTGCGGCGGCTGCTGCCGGAGGCTCCTGCTCGGGTGCTCGATGTCGGCGGGGGCACGGGCATCCACGCCGAGTGGCTGGCGGAGGACGGCCACGAGGTCGAGGTCGTCGATCCCGTGCCGATGCACGTGGAGCGGTCCGGACGGCTGCCCGGGGTCACCGCCCGGCTCGGGGACGCCCGCGCGCTGCCCGCCGAGGACGCCGCGTACGACGTCGTGCTCTTCCTCGGGCCGCTCTATCATCTGCCCGAACGCCCGGACCGGGTAAGGGCGTTGGCCGAGGCCCACCGGGCCGTTCGCCCGGGTGGTGTGGTGGTCGCGGCCACGATCAACCGGTTCGCGGGGCTCAACGACACCCTCCTGCAAGGGAACTACTTCATCCCGGAGCGCCGTGAACGCATTGACGCCGTTTCGGTCGATGGCCGGCACGGGTACTCGTCGGCGGACCCACACTTCACCACCGCCTACTTCGCCGACCCGGCCGAGGTACCCGGCGAGTTCACCGAGGCCGGGCTCGCACACGAGGGGCAGTACGGCGTCGAGGGTGTCGCCTGGCTGATGGGCGGGGTGGAGGAGTGGCTCGACGACCCGGAACGCCGGGAGGCGGTGCTGGCCGCGACCCGGCGGATCGAGTCGGAGCCGTCGCTGCTGGGGGCGAGCGGGCATGTGCTGACGGTGGGGCGGCGTTCCTGA
- a CDS encoding DUF4232 domain-containing protein, translating to MIPIRGRRASRAILVAALTLAVGGCGLSEELDRERDPDRAAPSAPVSPAATDGPEATAACPPSGVRMVPGLVESAMGLRAMGVTLTNCGTVLYTVNGYPAIEVLDEDGEPYADVRVLQGTRHITTGVPDFGPHVVTLKPGESARTELVWRNTVTEADIPAVNALYLRIAPLSDRPAEVITPEGGIDLGNTGRLATTAWAQVTGEGS from the coding sequence ATGATCCCGATACGCGGCCGTAGGGCCTCCCGCGCGATCCTTGTGGCGGCACTCACCCTGGCCGTCGGCGGCTGCGGACTCTCGGAGGAACTGGACCGCGAGCGCGACCCCGACCGTGCGGCGCCCTCGGCCCCGGTCTCGCCGGCGGCCACGGACGGGCCCGAGGCGACGGCGGCCTGCCCGCCCTCGGGGGTGCGGATGGTCCCCGGCCTCGTGGAATCGGCGATGGGGCTGCGGGCGATGGGTGTGACCCTCACGAACTGCGGCACGGTGCTGTACACCGTCAACGGCTACCCGGCGATCGAGGTGCTCGACGAGGACGGCGAGCCCTACGCCGACGTACGCGTCCTGCAGGGTACGCGGCACATCACCACCGGCGTGCCGGACTTCGGCCCGCACGTCGTCACCCTGAAGCCCGGCGAGTCCGCCAGGACCGAACTGGTCTGGCGCAACACGGTCACCGAGGCGGACATACCCGCCGTCAACGCCCTGTACCTGCGCATAGCCCCGCTGTCGGACAGGCCCGCCGAAGTGATCACCCCCGAGGGCGGCATCGACCTCGGCAACACGGGCCGCCTCGCCACGACGGCGTGGGCGCAGGTCACCGGGGAGGGGTCTTAA
- a CDS encoding NCS1 family nucleobase:cation symporter-1: protein MTETVPTGSSIAQSADSSGRIELAPEAFPADSPFANEDLRPVPVSERKWTTYNFAALWISMAHCIPSWTLASGLVALGMDWKQAVFTIALANIIVLLPMLATGHAGPKYGIPFPVLARASFGLRGANIPALIRAAVACGWFGIQTWIGGSGIFALGSKLTGGEWEKAGQIAGNPWPLWLCFILFWALQIAIIYRGMDFLRHFENWAAPFVIVGALVLLIWIAVKADGFGALLDQPSKLGWGPDFWPVFFPSLMGMIGFWATLSLNIPDFTRFGASQKAQTWGQSLGLPTTMTLFAVLAVLVTSGSEVVYGEAIWDPVALAAKADNAFGLLFALIIVLVATISVNIAANVVSPAYDLANLAPKLINFRTGALITGVLGILIFPWKLISTPEFYIFTWLGVVGGLLGTVAGILIADYWIIRRTVLHLADLYTPGGRYWYVNGWNWRAIVAFVVGGVLAVGGSYSTVSEAGVSSGPFPHDGMIPFLKPLADYGWAVGLGTAIVLYVALMAGERKKAQDRTEKEQVTV, encoded by the coding sequence ATGACCGAAACAGTCCCCACGGGGTCGTCGATAGCCCAGTCCGCCGACTCGTCCGGCCGGATCGAGCTGGCCCCCGAGGCCTTCCCCGCCGACAGCCCCTTCGCCAATGAGGACCTGCGCCCCGTACCCGTCTCCGAGCGCAAGTGGACGACGTACAACTTCGCGGCGCTGTGGATCTCCATGGCCCACTGCATCCCCAGCTGGACCCTGGCCTCCGGCCTGGTCGCCCTCGGTATGGACTGGAAGCAGGCCGTCTTCACCATCGCCCTGGCCAACATCATCGTGCTGCTGCCGATGCTGGCCACCGGGCACGCCGGACCCAAGTACGGCATCCCCTTCCCGGTGCTCGCCCGCGCCTCCTTCGGACTGCGCGGGGCCAACATCCCGGCGCTGATCCGCGCGGCCGTCGCCTGCGGCTGGTTCGGCATCCAGACGTGGATCGGCGGCTCCGGCATATTCGCGCTCGGCTCCAAGCTCACCGGTGGTGAGTGGGAGAAGGCCGGGCAGATCGCGGGCAACCCCTGGCCGCTGTGGCTCTGCTTCATCCTCTTCTGGGCGCTGCAGATAGCGATCATCTACCGCGGCATGGACTTCCTGCGGCACTTCGAGAACTGGGCCGCGCCCTTCGTGATCGTCGGCGCGCTCGTGCTGCTGATCTGGATCGCGGTCAAGGCCGACGGGTTCGGCGCGCTGCTCGACCAGCCGTCCAAGCTCGGCTGGGGCCCCGACTTCTGGCCGGTCTTCTTCCCGTCCCTGATGGGAATGATCGGTTTCTGGGCGACTCTGTCCCTGAACATCCCTGACTTCACCCGCTTCGGCGCCAGTCAGAAGGCGCAGACCTGGGGCCAGTCCCTGGGCCTGCCGACCACGATGACCCTCTTCGCCGTCCTCGCCGTGCTGGTCACCTCCGGCTCCGAGGTCGTCTACGGCGAGGCCATCTGGGACCCGGTCGCGCTGGCGGCCAAGGCCGACAACGCCTTCGGTCTGCTCTTCGCGCTGATCATCGTGCTGGTCGCGACCATCTCCGTGAACATCGCGGCGAACGTGGTCTCACCGGCGTACGACCTGGCGAACCTCGCGCCGAAGCTCATCAACTTCCGTACGGGCGCGCTCATCACGGGTGTGCTCGGCATCCTGATCTTCCCGTGGAAGCTGATCTCCACGCCCGAGTTCTACATCTTCACCTGGCTCGGCGTGGTCGGCGGTCTGCTCGGCACGGTCGCGGGCATCCTTATCGCCGACTACTGGATCATCCGCCGTACCGTCCTGCACCTCGCGGACCTGTACACGCCCGGCGGGCGCTACTGGTACGTGAACGGCTGGAACTGGCGGGCCATAGTGGCCTTCGTGGTGGGCGGTGTCCTCGCGGTCGGTGGCTCGTACTCGACCGTCTCCGAGGCCGGCGTGTCCTCGGGACCGTTCCCGCACGACGGCATGATCCCGTTCCTCAAGCCGCTCGCCGACTACGGCTGGGCGGTGGGCCTGGGCACGGCGATCGTGCTGTACGTGGCGCTGATGGCCGGGGAGAGGAAGAAGGCGCAGGACCGGACGGAGAAGGAGCAGGTGACCGTCTGA